The region TGTTTGAATAGGTTCTTATATTCAGGCAGTGAAGCGTTGAAGATTCCTACAGATGGACAGAGATAGAGATGCTGTAAAAACAGTGTAGGAATAAAACTCTAGACTTCTTTAGATGGGATGGTTATCCCATCACATCTTTATTTCTCTGTAAATCAATGATGATCTAAATATTTCAGACCCAAGCAGTACTTATCAGTGTGTTGATCCTAACTGTGCTTGTGTTTCCAGGTGTACTGTGACATGGACTCACTGGGAGGAGGATGGACGGTGAGTGTCAGCTCAATCCTTCACACTTTAATCCAAGCTCTAATGAGCATTATGAAGCATCTATCAaggattaaaatgttctttacaTTAGAATGTTCAATATCATCACAGTCAGTGCACATCAGGGTCATATTTGATCATAAATCAGCCTTGAATCCTGCAGAAACTCCTGAACATGTGAGTAAATACCTTCCTGGAGGTGACCTGTATTACTGGAGGACACCACTAGAGGCCACACCCGAGAGCTCAGGCCATATACAACTagctgatgtgtgggatgtaaactacagaCATGGCAACATTGAAGGAGGTTCCTGCCAGGTTGATTCAGAGCTCAGAGCCCAGATAATCATGGCTATGAGGCCGTTTCCTTCTATATCTTGTGTCAGTTTTATATGGGACTACATCAGCTGATTGTGTCCATAGACGTGGTCGTTACAACAGCTGTTTCAATCTGACAGAGTCTTCATGAATCTCTCTCTGTTTAGCCTTTCATTACAATGTCAGAGATACTGATCACCTAAAAACACCTGGAGGTTCCTCCTGGAAACCATCATTGATTGTATAGTTTTAGCTAACTAACCTCCATCCTGTCCTCCAGGTGTTCCAGAGGAGGATGGATGGCACGGTGAACTTCTACAGACCCTGGGATCCGTATAAGATAGGCTTTGGGAGCGCTGCTGGAGAGTACTGGCTCGGTAAGACCAAAAACCAGGAAGTCCAGAGATGATTGATAACACTGACATATCAAACTAGGACCTTTATAATCTGACCTAATGAAGGGGAACTCATCCTCTCcttcatgtttctgtgtttgatttctcaGGTCTTGAGAATATTTTCCATCTGACTGTGAGGAGGAGGTACGAGCTGCTGGTGGACATGGAGGACTTTGATGGAAACACGGCATTTGCTCGTTACACCTCGTTCTCCATCGACTCTGAGACAGACGGATACACCTTGCATGTCTCTGGATTCATTGATGGAGGCGCCGGTGAGTTAGAAGTTATGTTTGGATTCAGGACGACCTGTGAGGATGtctattcttgtttttatattaaTGAATGAGAAGATGTGTTTATTGTTGGTGACTCTGATGTTTTGTTTAGTCTTCATTTCTGCCGTAATATCTAAAATCCTGATGTTCTGGTGTGTTTCTCAAGGAGAAGGTCTGGCCTTTCACAATGGAATGAAGTTCTCCACCTTTGACAAAGACCAGGACTATTCGAATTACAACTGTGCTGAAAATTTCTTGGGGGCGTTCTGGTTTAGTAACTGTCTTCACACCAATCCAAACGGAGTTTATCGCTGGGGGCCCAGTAGTCACAGTTTTCTAGGGCTGGAGTGGTACCATTGGAAAGGCCCAAACTACTCTCTGAAGAGCTTCAGCATGAAGATCCGTCCTGCTCAGTAGATCAccaggaccaatcagctgatcatcaacaTGATCTCTTTAGATGGTAAAGACCAGCCTCTCTGATCATGTAGAAGGAGCTCCACAAGGAGACCAGAAGGTTTTCTAAATCCGGTTTCGTTGAGCTCTGAACACCTGTTGGTTCTTACCTGATGataataaatgagcagaaa is a window of Cheilinus undulatus linkage group 6, ASM1832078v1, whole genome shotgun sequence DNA encoding:
- the LOC121510755 gene encoding microfibril-associated glycoprotein 4-like; the encoded protein is MKLVPVLICLLAPQLISCLPLMPFDCNDIHNYDNSRPNGVYTIYPIGSTSAVQVYCDMDSLGGGWTVFQRRMDGTVNFYRPWDPYKIGFGSAAGEYWLGLENIFHLTVRRRYELLVDMEDFDGNTAFARYTSFSIDSETDGYTLHVSGFIDGGAGEGLAFHNGMKFSTFDKDQDYSNYNCAENFLGAFWFSNCLHTNPNGVYRWGPSSHSFLGLEWYHWKGPNYSLKSFSMKIRPAQ